The following proteins come from a genomic window of Hydractinia symbiolongicarpus strain clone_291-10 chromosome 2, HSymV2.1, whole genome shotgun sequence:
- the LOC130629971 gene encoding fibropellin-1-like has translation MSAKTKLQLFLMFVYFGFAYPEIYRNDNSFNAEFSIVSNNKRLLSGLILSEKSPTIGHCLYKCVLTRTCKSINYYFELNKCELLSNEIKDEDVTIESSNGWIHYQTEPAAEQVEDVTIESSNGWIHYQTEPAAEQVTPTIKSIVSTTKVTTFTSSCAELSPCPHHTCQDTLSGYQCICKFGYTGATCETPPLKTFSACTSTNDCETVLGQAAACLSSGRCLCRAGWIGSNNVYVGSTTSSYSTSVVAEGTCSMPCSTHIRLNTCGSKYVFQDFCQDPSPEEQLATDGLLPSSYKRQCDPACSNTGTCSFFIPGGCECEYGWSGPNACYHDGLGTNKIIAVHCNVECEYDATSRNLACIEM, from the exons ATGTCGGCTAAGACAAAGCT ACAATTGTTCCtaatgtttgtttattttggttTCGCTTACccagaaatatatcgcaatgATAATTCATTTAATGCCGAGTTCAGCATAGTGAGCAATAACAAACGGTTGTTAAGTGGACTTATTTTGTCAGAGAAGTCTCCAACGATTGGCCATTGCCTTTACAAATGTGTTTTAACAAGAACTTGCAAATCAATAAACTATTATTTTGAATTAAATAAATGTGAGCTGCTCTCTAATGAAATTAAGGATGAAGATGTTACAATTGAGTCGAGCAATGGATGGATACACTATCAAACCGAACCTGCTGCAGAACAG GTTGAAGATGTTACAATTGAGTCGAGCAATGGATGGATACACTATCAAACCGAACCTGCTGCAGAACAG GTTACGCCAACCATTAAAAGTATTGTATCAACCACAAAAGTTACAACATTTACGTCAAGTTGTGCAGAGCTTTCACCTTGTCCCCATCACACCTGTCAAGACACATTGTCAGGCTATCAATGCATCTGTAAATTTGGATACACCGGAGCAACCTGTGAAACTCCACCTCTAAAGACATTCTCAG CTTGCACATCAACTAATGACTGTGAAACTGTTCTCGGTCAAGCGGCAGCGTGCTTGTCAAGTGGAAGATGTTTATGCCGTGCAGGTTGGATTGGAAGCAACAATGTTTATGTTGGTTCTACAACCAGCAGTTACTCAACAAGCGTGGTG GCAGAAGGTACATGCAGCATGCCTTGTTCGACTCATATCAGATTAAACACTTGTGGATCGAAATACGTGTTTCAAGACTTCTGCCAAGACCCTTCACCAGAAGAACAACTTGCTACCGATGGTTTGTTACCTTCTTCATATAAACGACAATGTGATCCAGCTTGCTCAAATA CTGGAACATGTTCTTTTTTCATCCCGGGAGGGTGTGAATGTGAGTATGGTTGGTCTGGTCCAAATGCTTGTTATCATGACGGACTGGGTACCAATAAAATTATT GCTGTTCACTGCAATGTTGAATGTGAGTACGACGCAACTTCACGTAACTTGGCCTGCATAGAAATGTGA
- the LOC130630237 gene encoding uncharacterized protein LOC130630237 isoform X1: protein MEFIIQKQRRLLLMLTYFGFTYAEIYRNGNSFNATFSKVSNNKRLLSGLILSEKSPTIGHCLYKCVLTRTCKSINYYFELNNCELLSNEITDEDVTVESSNGWIHYQTEPSAEQVTPTIKSIVSTTKVTTATSNCAELSPCPHHTCQDTVSSYQCICKFGYTGETCETPPAPSLSSACKSVGDCAVVPGQAIACLSSGRCLCYVGWIGINNVYVRSTTSNYSTSVVKVIAAWRVRLIPDQTLVDRNTCFKTFAKTLHQKNNLLPMVCYLLHINDNVIQLAQILEHVLFSSREGANVSMVGLVQMLAIMTSWVRTKLSLFTAMLNVRTVQLHVIWHVYKSKLVVAVAPCLVFSQRMEGEEDVILILFSTNYLSNYLRFY, encoded by the exons ACGACTACTCCTAATGCTAACTTATTTTGGATTTACCTATGCTGAGATATATCGTAACGGGAATTCCTTTAATGCTACATTCAGCAAAGTGAGCAATAACAAGCGTTTGCTAAGCGGGCTTATTTTGTCAGAGAAGTCTCCAACGATTGGCCATTGCCTTTACAAATGTGTATTAACAAGAACTTGCAAATCAATAAACTATTATTTCGAATTAAATAATTGTGAGCTGCTCTCTAATGAAATTACGGATGAAGATGTTACAGTTGAGTCAAGCAATGGATGGATTCACTATCAAACCGAACCTTCTGCAGAACAG GTAACGCCAACCATTAAAAGTATTGTATCAACCACAAAAGTTACAACAGCTACGTCAAATTGTGCAGAGCTTTCACCTTGTCCCCATCACACTTGTCAAGACACTGTTTCGAGCTATCAATGCATCTGTAAATTTGGATACACCGGGGAAACATGCGAAACTCCACCAGCTCCATCTCTTTCGTCAG cctGTAAATCAGTCGGTGATTGCGCAGTAGTTCCTGGACAAGCAATTGCGTGCTTGTCAAGTGGAAGATGTTTATGTTATGTGGGTTGGATTGGAATCAACAATGTTTATGTGCGTTCTACCACCAGCAACTACTCGACAAGTGTGGTG AAGGTAATTGCAGCATGGCGTGTTCGACTCATACCAGACCAAACACTTGTGGATCGGAATACGTGTTTCAAAACTTTTGCCAAGACCCTTCACCAGAAGAACAACTTGCTACCGATGGTTTGTTACCTTCTTCATATAAACGACAATGTGATCCAGCTTGCTCAAATA CTGGAACATGTTCTTTTTTCATCCCGGGAGGGTGCGAATGTGAGTATGGTTGGTCTGGTCCAAATGCTTGCTATCATGACAAGCTGGGTACGAACAAAATTATC GCTGTTCACTGCAATGTTGAATGTGCGTACAGTGCAACTTCACGTAATATGGCATGTATACAAATCTAAACTCGTCGTAGCTGTGGCTCCGTGTTTAGTGTTTTCGCAGAGAATGGAAGGTGAAGAAGATgttatattaattttattttcgacTAATTATTTAAGTAATTATTTAAGATTTTACTAA
- the LOC130630237 gene encoding neurogenic locus notch homolog protein 2-like isoform X2 — MEFIIQKQRRLLLMLTYFGFTYAEIYRNGNSFNATFSKVSNNKRLLSGLILSEKSPTIGHCLYKCVLTRTCKSINYYFELNNCELLSNEITDEDVTVESSNGWIHYQTEPSAEQVTPTIKSIVSTTKVTTATSNCAELSPCPHHTCQDTVSSYQCICKFGYTGETCETPPAPSLSSACKSVGDCAVVPGQAIACLSSGRCLCYVGWIGINNVYVRSTTSNYSTSVVAEGNCSMACSTHTRPNTCGSEYVFQNFCQDPSPEEQLATDGLLPSSYKRQCDPACSNTGTCSFFIPGGCECEYGWSGPNACYHDKLGTNKIIAVHCNVECAYSATSRNMACIQI, encoded by the exons ACGACTACTCCTAATGCTAACTTATTTTGGATTTACCTATGCTGAGATATATCGTAACGGGAATTCCTTTAATGCTACATTCAGCAAAGTGAGCAATAACAAGCGTTTGCTAAGCGGGCTTATTTTGTCAGAGAAGTCTCCAACGATTGGCCATTGCCTTTACAAATGTGTATTAACAAGAACTTGCAAATCAATAAACTATTATTTCGAATTAAATAATTGTGAGCTGCTCTCTAATGAAATTACGGATGAAGATGTTACAGTTGAGTCAAGCAATGGATGGATTCACTATCAAACCGAACCTTCTGCAGAACAG GTAACGCCAACCATTAAAAGTATTGTATCAACCACAAAAGTTACAACAGCTACGTCAAATTGTGCAGAGCTTTCACCTTGTCCCCATCACACTTGTCAAGACACTGTTTCGAGCTATCAATGCATCTGTAAATTTGGATACACCGGGGAAACATGCGAAACTCCACCAGCTCCATCTCTTTCGTCAG cctGTAAATCAGTCGGTGATTGCGCAGTAGTTCCTGGACAAGCAATTGCGTGCTTGTCAAGTGGAAGATGTTTATGTTATGTGGGTTGGATTGGAATCAACAATGTTTATGTGCGTTCTACCACCAGCAACTACTCGACAAGTGTGGTG GCAGAAGGTAATTGCAGCATGGCGTGTTCGACTCATACCAGACCAAACACTTGTGGATCGGAATACGTGTTTCAAAACTTTTGCCAAGACCCTTCACCAGAAGAACAACTTGCTACCGATGGTTTGTTACCTTCTTCATATAAACGACAATGTGATCCAGCTTGCTCAAATA CTGGAACATGTTCTTTTTTCATCCCGGGAGGGTGCGAATGTGAGTATGGTTGGTCTGGTCCAAATGCTTGCTATCATGACAAGCTGGGTACGAACAAAATTATC GCTGTTCACTGCAATGTTGAATGTGCGTACAGTGCAACTTCACGTAATATGGCATGTATACAAATCTAA